From a single Myxocyprinus asiaticus isolate MX2 ecotype Aquarium Trade chromosome 33, UBuf_Myxa_2, whole genome shotgun sequence genomic region:
- the LOC127424177 gene encoding biglycan-like: MLSVYVALLFLCAVHLPLHSSALPFEQKGFWDFGKDIDVKELMMMMKDQEEGSAVDPYQPEHPTCPFGCRCDLRVVQCSDLGLGYVPYDIPADTLLLDLQSNRITEIREGDFKGLTNLYALVLRYNQISKVHPKAFVPLKRLQKLYISHNLLTSIPKNLPPSLVELRIHDNHIKKVPALSFSGLQNMHVIEMGRNPIQNSGFEPGAFMGLKLNYLRISEAKLTGVPRDLPSSLHELHLDHNQIQAIEMVDLSQYTQLQRLGLGNNQIRHIEHGALSYLSNLRELHLDNNRLSNVPSGLPHIKYLQVVYLHSNNITEVGVDDFCPMGFGMKRVFYNGISLFDNPIRYWEVQPSTFRCVSDHMAIQFGNHRK; the protein is encoded by the exons ATGTTGTCAGTCTATGTGGCTCTTCTATTTCTCTGTGCTGTCCATTTGCCCCTCCACTCCTCTGCCCTTCCCTTTGAGCAGAAAGGATTCTGGGACTTTGGCAAGGACATTGATGTGAAAgagctgatgatgatgatgaaagacCAGGAAGAAGGCTCAGCTGTGGATCCATACCAGCCTGAACACCCCACATGTCCATTTGGCTGTCGGTGTGACCTCAGAGTGGTACAGTGCTCGGATTTAG GTTTAGGTTATGTGCCATATGATATTCCTGCAGACACACTGTTGTTGGACCTTCAGAGCAACAGGATCACAGAGATTAGAGAGGGAGACTTTAAGGGACTGACCAACCTCTAT GCTCTGGTTTTAAGATATAATCAGATCTCCAAAGTTCACCCAAAGGCATTCGTCCCTTTGAAGCGTTTACAGAAGTTATACATCTCCCACAACCTTCTGACCTCCATTCCCAAAAACCTGCCTCCATCACTGGTGGAGCTGCGTATCCATGACAACCACATCAAGAAGGTTCCGGCATTGAGCTTCTCTGGACTGCAAAACATGCATGTCATCG AAATGGGTCGTAATCCTATCCAGAACAGTGGATTCGAACCTGGAGCATTCATGGGCCTTAAACTGAACTACTTGCGCATTTCTGAAGCCAAACTCACTGGTGTGCCCAGAG ACCTTCCCAGCAGTCTTCATGAGCTTCATTTAGACCATAATCAGATTCAGGCCATTGAGATGGTAGACCTCAGTCAGTACACCCAGCTGCAGAG GTTGGGCCTTGGCAATAACCAGATTCGCCACATTGAGCATGGTGCTTTGTCTTACCTGTCCAATCTGAGAGAGTTGCACCTTGACAACAACCGTCTGTCCAATGTACCAAGTGGACTGCCACATATAAAGTATCTGCAG GTTGTCTACCTCCATTCAAACAACATAACTGAGGTTGGGGTAGATGACTTCTGCCCTATGGGTTTTGGGATGAAGAGGGTCTTCTATAATGGCATCAGTCTCTTTGACAACCCAATTAGGTACTGGGAGGTGCAGCCATCTACATTCCGCTGTGTCAGTGACCACATGGCTATACAGTTCGGCAACCAcaggaaataa
- the LOC127424178 gene encoding phospholipase A and acyltransferase 4-like: MEYAEQVAQIVSTAHFGDLIEFSYPIGYSHWGVYDGDGYVIHFGVADESQVMSTFRSCLQNIFPVCGDLLLGETKIRRQLLSEVTVPKGARLSVGNSCHAFQPSPEDDIRRRRDGLLDREFTYKLLSFNCEHFATFVRYGKAVCNQIPGRAKNKECVDATELFSCLVPSY, translated from the exons ATGGAGTACGCAGAACAG GTTGCTCAAATTGTATCCACCGCACATTTCGGAGATTTGATTGAATTCTCTTATCCCATTGGCTACTCACACTGGGGCGTGTACGACGGAGATGGATACGTCATTCACTTCGGGGTTGCCG ATGAAAGTCAGGTGATGAGTACATTTCGGAGTTGCCTGCAGAATATCTTTCCTGTGTGTGGTGACCTTTTGCTTGGAGAGACTAAGATACGCCGTCAGCTTCTATCTGAAGTTACTGTACCTAAAGGAGCTCGTCTTTCAGTGGGCAACAGCTGCCATGCTTTCCAGCCTTCACCTGAGGATGACATAAGACGACGACGAGATGGTCTACTAGACAGGGAGTTTACCTACAAGCTCTTATCATTTAACTGTGAGCACTTTGCCACATTTGTCCGGTATGGAAAAGCTGTGTGCAATCAG ATCCCAGGGAGGGCCAAAAACAAGGAATGTGTGGATGCAACAGAACTGTTTAGTTGCCTTGTGCCATCGTATTAA
- the LOC127424176 gene encoding death effector domain-containing protein-like — protein sequence MTSQQHGNANPALLSPQNSSSSQGRQHIPRSPIDSHSRSGVSSSRRGWVAASSSTTPHGNSLALSLSRLAPSSSNSGSSRRTTGRVEPWPEEAVDDAYGLYSLHRMFDIVGAQLTHRDVRVLSFLFVDVIDEYERGGIRSGRDFLLALERQGRCDETNFRHVLQLLRIITRHDLLPYVTLRKRQTVCPDPVDKYLEETSVRYVSPRGAGEAQQGTHHRRTGPQPLICCPPSGHQVCPPRAKPIPPTPSRKRKRSHMTADCREKLTCDIRLRVRAEYCQHESALQGNVFSNKQEALERQFERFNQANTILKSRDLGSIICDIKFSELTYLDAFWRDYINGSLLEALKGVFITDSLKQAVGHEAIKLLVNVDEEDYQAGRRKLLRNLVAGGAGAGMGNREVPLS from the exons ATGACCTCACAGCAGCATGGGAACGCCAACCCTGCCCTACTCTCTCCACAGAACTCTTCATCCAGTCAGGGCAGGCAACACATTCCACGTTCCCCAATAGACTCGCATTCTCGATCCGGGGTCTCCTCTTCTCGGAGAGGCTGGGTTGCGGCGTCCTCATCCACAACACCTCACGGTAACTCCCTCGCACTCTCTCTAAGCCGACTGGCTCCGTCATCGAGTAATTCCGGCTCCTCTAGGAGAACTACTGGCCGGGTCGAGCCGTGGCCGGAAGAGGCCGTGGACGATGCGTATGGGCTTTATTCGCTTCACCGCATGTTTGATATTGTGGGTGCGCAGCTGACACATCGCGATGTGCGAGTGCTGTCCTTCCTTTTTGTGGACGTTATTGACGAGTACGAGAGAGGAGGGATACGGAGTGGACGAGATTTCTTGCTTGCGCTGGAGCGGCAGGGGCGGTGTGATGAGACAAACTTTCGACATGTTCTTCAGCTGCTCCGTATCATCACTCGCCATGACCTGCTGCCCTACGTTACACTGCGCAAAAGACAAACAG TATGCCCAGATCCAGTAGATAAATATCTAGAGGAGACATCAGTACGTTACGTTTCTCCGAGAGGAGCAGGAGAGGCCCAGCAGGGCACTCATCACAGAAGAACAG GACCCCAGCCATTGATCTGCTGTCCTCCTTCAGGACACCAGGTATGCCCACCTCGTGCTAAACCCATCCCACCTACACCAAGTAGGAAAAGGAAGAGATCTCACATGACAGCTGACTGCAGAGAAAAACTGACCTGTG ATATACGACTGAGAGTGCGTGCAGAGTACTGTCAGCATGAGTCGGCTCTACAAGGCAACGTCTTCTCCAACAAGCAGGAGGCGCTAGAGAGGCAGTTTGAGCGTTTTAACCAGGCCAATACCATCCTCAAATCCCGTGACCTGGGTTCCATTATTTGTGACATCAAGTTCTCAGAGCTGACCTACCTGGACGCTTTCTGGCGGGACTACATCAACGGCTCACTTTTGGAAGCCCTGAAGGGCGTTTTCATCACAGACTCTCTAAAGCAAGCAGTGGGCCACGAGGCCATTAAGCTCCTGGTGAACGTAGATGAAGAAGACTACCAGGCTGGCAGGAGGAAGTTGTTAAGGAACCTGGTGGCAGGGGGTGCTGGTGCAGGCATGGGGAACAGGGAGGTTCCCTTGTCCTAG